Part of the Vigna angularis cultivar LongXiaoDou No.4 chromosome 1, ASM1680809v1, whole genome shotgun sequence genome, taatttatattcTTATACAACCAGTACACTCAATTTATAATCTCTATTTGTTTAATAgcaaattgtttaaagaataaacaGATATATATCTAAATTGTTTAAAACGGCCTTTTCAAAAGGCATCGTacgtatataatatttttaatttaaaacaaccTTTTTAAAGCCATCGTATGtactaacataaaaatatttatttaatattttatttaaaattttcagaatAATTTATACCAAAAATTGGATATATAAAATGGATTATATGGTTATAGAAGAGCGAAgacaaagtaaaatataaaatatcacaaaGGATGCGAATAAAGAGACTAAAAGAATCTTGGAAAAAATATCTGAAGtacaaataacattaaaatatcattctaccaaaaaaaaattgacataaaCTTTTAAAGcaacttgaaaaaaatataaagtaaaaataacattatacttctttgaaatgaattttataataatgaaatttcaTAAAACATTTGGATTTTCTATTACAATTTCATCCCAATCTTAATATATATCCATATACGTGAAATGTTAATTCATCTGAAATCTGAAAAAACAATGCTGCCAAATTAATTTCAGGATTTTCAATTCAATCCTGATCAATCTTATTAAAGATGTTAAATGCTACATGTTTAGAATAGGATTAaacaagtaaaaaagaaaaaaaaaatcataactgggtaaaaggaaaaatatattttatgaaaagagaaaacaaaaaacaagcaTAAATGAGGGAAAAACCTCTTAATGATTAAATTAGATCTCATAACAACTGTTGGAACTCCCATCTTAATTTTGTTCTTTGCAGAAGAAGCAGAACATCACCAGATTAAACCTAGTAAAATCGAATCAAACAAACTAAATAACCAAACACAGacacatatttaaataaaaatttaaaagttgtagTTCTGGATCCATGAATACATGAACTGTATTTGCAGGAGTCCTCAAAGCATCACAGCAGAAGAAGAGAGCAAAATGTAGCCAAAAACAACTTGCCGGCGTCGGCGTGAAAGATCGGAAGAAGAAGAGTAAATATGTAAGTACATAACTGCCGGCAAGTCATCCTTGGCTGCACTCTACTTTCTGCCTCTTATTGTGAGTTGAGAGAACCTTAAGCTACCTTCATGGGTGTGAGTGTGGGTGGTGCATGTGGCTGTATATATAGCAGAAGAAGAGAAACagataaacatatattatattgaaCTCAGAGCGGCATCTATCTGAGATCACTCTGAGTCACCGATTTTCTATATCAGGATAATGCTTTATGGAAGACAGCCACATAAGGAAAGGGACACGTGCAACTCTATGCGTCTATCCACGTTATTCCCTTCATTTTTTAATCTCAACACCTCTTCCTGTGAGATCATCCATGAATCATCTACAACAAAATATCATTCATTTTTGAATTCATTCTCACACCCTCCTTGCATGCATTTTCATTGCTCTATGCCTGCTTTTAATTTCCTTAACTAAATCTTCTTCCACCTCTTTCCATGCACTGTCCAATCActcctaaaatatttatatcatatCCCACCTACAAATTTCATGTCCATTCATTTCTAATTAAATCTGTGTTCAAGTCCTTAATTAAGACTATACATATTTGTTCTTTGagattattttaaaaggaaTCTTTCCTATGGTCAAAACAGTTTAGTATGATTTCAGTATAAATTTAAGATTCAcgttagtttaaaataataaaattacacactatatacaaaatatcataaatttagtgttttaaagttttaaattaaaaataatgttaagtCTTATGCGAATTTCAAtcagataatattttaatgagtATCTGCTCcaatagaaaacagaaaatgaaaacaatggTGATCTGCATCTAGTTTGTACTTAAAGAAAAAGACAGAAAGTGATTTATAAgatatatgatataataatttacaatgtgctttttagtatatttatatattattatttattattctatttacttttaattgataAATACTATTTTAAGACATGAATTTGGTtcatttatacaattaaaattagtaaatatttgaattgattgattGAAAATTAATCAACTGTTATAAACTTGCCTTACACATTATCCTAAAACAAAAACACTTGCCACATTCGTGCAAGATATTATTCACTGGATCCtaacatattatattttgttttcaatgtcTTTCTTATTCGGTGATATCTAACGGGAGAATACAGTTAGGTTATTACTTAGTACAGAACGGATCTTCTTAGGCTGAAAGGTGTATCCATCTCTCAAACTCAAAATTTTGTgtatgtttaataaaaattaaataaggtaaatttttaatttattttataaagtaggtaatttaatgtaaataaatgataaacgtaaaactaaatataataaagaataaaaaatctactaagatgttttttattttctcttattttttctcttaagTTATTAATTGTTCGTGTTTATCTATTATTCTTTCTACATGTTTCATTTGTttgtcaaagaaaaaaaaaagataaacaaaaattaattatttttacttttatttttcactcaTATTGTTTTactcttgaagaaaaaaatagtaattctattttgtgatatttcatatatttttgtatcTTAATGTATTTTGTACAGTAACTTTTTATAAGCATAggaaaattcaattaattactttcgtcaatatttaattaaattttaataatttattttttaattttaaacttatttttaaataagcattttgataaagaataaaataagagattattttataaaaagaaagttacatgtaaatataaaaacaacacAATCCAATTTCTACATATTAAGCATGATAATAATGATGTGTGATGATTCAATTAGACTAGttctttcttaaaatttaataaattaaaaataaggaatttcatattaattcttTAAAACGTGATTAAAAAAACgttcttaaatataaaatattaaatgaataaaaaagataaaattagaagaatttatatcaaatacattaaaaacataatgaaGAAATAActgagaattttaattttaattcaaaagtttaaaaaacgAAGAACATTCttttatacatatacatatatgatttcttttatagttacttttataaaaaaatatgtatttgtttttgttatattatgaaaattgttaaatatataaattttgaatatattattttaattttttcaaaattattataaaaatatatgacaaTAACACATCTATgccataaaactatataaaaataagttcGATTTATTCACAAGGTcatattattttgttgaattgtaaTGTGATCTTTATTGtaaccttatatatatatatatatatatatatatatatatatatatatatataagatgaAGTATATTTGGATATAGaggagaaaaattaaattttttcatatgtGAAAAATTAGTTCTtgtgtaaaaattattattttactatgaattttactttatcaatatttttattattttatcttttatgttttaaaactatttttctaaTTGAATTGACTACCTCTGATAAAAAGTTACCCGTGATAagtctataaaaaaatatttattcaattgattacttttcatgaataaattttttataaatttataataaaattaattttatttttctattatcataaaataaaaatagatacaTATTATGTACATGTGTTTTCACCATTAATTATaactagaataaaaaatatataaattttaattttagaggaaaattaaaattaattttctacatACCATGTAAAAGATATTTCGCCTGATGAGATAAAAGGTTTTACATTATGCGTAAATGAAATTATTTCTTAGTTTAAATGGAGTGATTAATTACTGAGGTATTCAACACattaaaaaaggttaaatgattattaaaaaGAGTAATTTAATACCTCTGTTTTCCATTTAAAAGGCTGAAAAGTAGAGAGCAGATAATAGTTTAGGGATTGACATGTGCGGAGCGCTGCTTTCATGGGTGGCATGTGTGAGATGTCTCTGCTTTAACCTACACCTCTCCCAAAATTcagtttctttcttcttcaatcaAAAACCTCTCATTAAAACCTGCATGCATCACCATAACTGTTTTAATAAGTAGAATCGATAACCACACTCACACTTTTATAATTTACTCTTGTCTAAGGTATCAACTTAGgttgtttttcttcaaaatgCAATTGCTTTCTTTCTGTATGTTCCAAATCCGAGCGATAGATAGATACATGTTAAAACTACTTTAATGTTCAATTAGTTTCGTATTACCGATTAGTAATTAtagttaagttttaaatattcaataaatatcattatttacCTTCTTATCTtggtttaataaattttgtattaaatatctAAACAAAACTGGTTTAATTGTAATccaatatcattatttttttatttacttaatcTCTGAATAAAACATTTGGAACAAACGGTTGAGATTGTTGTCATCTCACCCATTTACATACAATGATAGAAGCCCTCAACTTCTGATAGCTGCCATGACGTGCCACTACAATTCTATAAAAGACGAGACTTTGTGTTTTTGAGGCGTGGGAAATGGATTGGAATAGAATCGTATTCACGGCTCTCTCAATTTCTTGCCAAACCCATTGCTTATTTGTTACgctataacttattttatattaattaaaattaattatctcAATAATATTTGGGTCGTGTTTATGGGTTTTCATCAAAATCAAACTGAAGAGATAATACAATGAAAAGACACATAAATTTGAGAAATTTCAAATTCTCTATTTTGAGTAATCTATTtgcttttaaaaactttaaaggtAATTGTTTCGGGTATAAGGTTTGGAAACGTCCCACGCTCAAAACACTCCATGTTATGCCGAAGACAGGATAGACCTTGATGACCGGATGATTACCTGTTTTGTTGAGGACTGGACATGTACTTCGACCTCAAGTCAGTAAAGTGACCGAGCGGTTATTATAGCAAGTAGAGCATGTATTATGCAACCTCTGATCGaagtcatacctgagacctttatttatactggttGTAATGAGTTTTTACCTTTCGTGGGATTGATGACGACCCAATCACGCCTTAACCTCCATTAGGGGCTTTAATGAGATAGCCCAACCATGTGGTCGGCCAGAGTTGTAGATCTGATGGTCGGCCTAAGAAAAACCGTTCGACTTGAGATAAGCCATTCGGTTTGGATGGTCAGTCGTCCCTGAGAAATCGTACGGTACAATACTGTTTATTTTAAGTGATCTATTTTTTATCCAAACAATgtgttttttaaaagatttcaaATTCTCCAATAAATCAATTATCCTTTTTAAAATTCTCCATCCACACACGTTACTCATCATGGATATATTCTTTAGAAGTCACAAATGGTTGCTAAATACTTTATCAACAAATAATTAGATGGAAGTATATTTAAGTTCAATCAAATTATACTGAGTAGTGGTAAAAGGACCACCTCGGAAAAATCAAATACGATCACTAAAATCAACTTTGCCCAAGCAAATATCCCTTAATCACAAAGATTATAGCGAGATTATTAACAATtgattcattattattaaaagattatTACAACGGTCTATTAATACTTAATCATAACAACAACTGAGAGTAATCATTGTGGCATAGACAATTAGGTAATACGTGGCTCAATAAGACTAGTGTTTAAGATTTAAATCTTAAGCccaataaaacattaattaggTAATACGTGGCTCAATAAGACTAATGTTTCTTTCTACACCTCCATCTCAACATGCATTCTCATATGGTAAAATGACATTTgttcttatattttcttcttcctctttttcttacACTAGTTCCcacctttttttctctcacttttcatcttcttctttctttatttttatttctagaaTATTAATTcagaatattttttctttatttttatttctagaatttctttatatatattttaaattgtacagctcaaaatataaaagttgtaTTTCCAAATTAACAATCCATACCATCTTCCGATCAAACAATCcagataaaaataatagttataaattGGGGagcaaatttaaaattttaaagtttctgGACGGAGGTGGAAAAAGAAGTTGCCAAATGTGTCGTTCTGTGTGGAAAATATGTTGGGATAAAGTTCAAAAAAAGTCCTGAAGAAAGCAAGAAATATTTTAGAATGATAAGCAAGAAATATTTTAGAATGATTTAAAAAcacacttttaaataattattgagaaataaaaaaaaatactaataaaaaaatgtatgagATTGTAAGGTGTGGttatcaattggattgaaatcAGTCAAGTTCTTATTTTAAagtagaaaaggaaaaaaaaaaaaagaccctGAACATGTACATAAACAACTTTAAGAAGAAATCAAAATTCCTTCCCCAAATTAAAACACATATGAGATTTACTGAAACATCTAACTGATGATATCAAGCTCCCGCAGACCTGTCTGGTAAAATGGAGGTCGCAAACATCATTTTGGTTCATTTCAATTAACACCTGAAACTATGTACCACCAAGAACCTgctacttaaaatataattttgcaAGAACAAGCATGACATCTTACGCTGTCACATCTATTCTGTCATAATTTCTGACAAACCTCCAACAAAACCAGTTCTTGAGTGTCCAAGTTTGCCACAGCATTCGTTCATGTAACTCTTGCAACATCCACCATATTCTCTCTTATCCAAACCAACACAACCATGAATAATTGAAGATTCGTTGCATGCTTTTGAAGAGCATTCATTTCTGCAACATGCACGGTCTTCTCCCTCTTTTGAACTCTCACAGCCACACACAATAACCAAATTCTCGCATGTGTCTGAGCAGCCTTCACAACAGGaacctttctctttttctgccaAACTTGAACAACCGTTCATTGGAGCTGATTCAACATGTTCAACGATGATGCCAACGGATATTTCACCTGTCCCATTCTTCTCATTGTTTGGATGACAAACTGACTTGTTATGATTCATGTCTTGATTGCAATGTAAAACACTTCTGCATTTATGGTCTTTCAGGTTTTCACAACCAGGGATAGGGTGGCAGTGGTTATCGGTGTGGTAATGGTGATCATGCTCATCTTGACGCTGGTGGTGATCATGCTCATGACCATGTTGATGTTGATGAAGATCATGCTCATGCTCATGCTCATGCTTATGTTGATGGTGGTGATCATGCTCATGCTTATGTTGATGATCGTGATCATGCTCATGCTTATGTTGATGGTGGTGATCATGCTCATGCTTATGTTGATGGTCGTGATCATGCTCATGCTTATGTTGATGGTGGTGATCATGCTCATGATCATGTTGATGTTGATGAAGATCATGCTCATGCTCATGCTTATGTTGATGGTGGTGATCATGCTCATGCTTGTGTTGATGGTGGTGATCATGCTCATGCTTATGTTGATGGTGGTGATCATGCTCAAGCTTGTGTTGATGGTGATGGTGATCATGACAATGTTGATGTTGGTGGTGAGCATGATCATGGTCATGAGTGCCACCACACCCACTTTTGTGGTTATGAGACTTAGTTGAAGATCTGCAAGATTTTCCTCCATGTTTATGGCCTCTTGGAAGAAGTAACATACTGTTGAAGATAACCACTAGACACGTTCCAACATCAGCAACCACTGCTGCCCAAACATATGGATAACCACCAATGGCCAAACCAATAATCGCAGCCTTGGTTGTGATCGACAAAATAATATTCTGAAGCACTTTCCATCGTGTTTTTCTTGCAAGCTTAATGGCTTCAGGTATCTTCTTAATGTCATTTGACATAAGAATTATATTGCCGGTTTCACTTGCAAGTGCAGAACCTGAAATGCCCATTGAGATTCCAATATCAGCTGAAGCTAATGCCGGCGCATCGTTTATACCATCACCGATCATGGCTGTCGGACCTTCTTTCTTAAATTCTGAGATGATTTTCACCTTGTCCTCTGGCAACAGTTCTGCATGGACTAATTCCAGAGAATGTCCCAACTGTAGTTGAAGTATTGTTTCCATGAGTACTTAGCTAACCATGGCAAGTTAATGTTAATAACATAGCATATTTAATGGCCTACTGTCATCTTAtagcattaaaaaaataagtttactCATCAAAGAAATTAACCTTGAAACTAGAGAATTTGATACTAGAATAATCATGAAAGAATGGGAAGGTGACACACTTTTACCTATAAATATAGAATAATCAGAAAAGAAtgaatctttatatttttttcaagaaaaaaaaagaataaaaagtaagaaatgataatatgaaatgaatgtaaaatatttagtatattCAAAATCACTCTGACAGCGTGCTACAAATTTTGTATTCAACAAGGTTTGATCATATAACATTACACACCTGCTCCTGTGCTTGCATTGCAGCAGATTCACTGTCTCCAGTGAGCATGGCTGTTTTGATTCCCATTAACTTCAACTGCCCAATTGCTTCCTCAACACCTAACCTGCAAACATCTGACAGAGAGAAAAATCCAACTGGGGTTGCTCCTAAGTATATGTATCCAGTGGTTTTTCCTCTTACATTTTCTCCTTGTAATATTGGAACtacaaaacagaagaaaaacTAAATATCAGCCTCTGGAGAGCATAAGGTAAATTCTAAGAGATATTGAAATAAGGCA contains:
- the LOC108322174 gene encoding putative inactive cadmium/zinc-transporting ATPase HMA3, with amino-acid sequence MEKSKKLQKSYFDVLGLCCSSEVPLIENILKPLEGIKEVSVIVPSRTVIVLHDTLVISQLQIVKALNQARLEANIRVHGDQNHGKRWPSPYSIVSGVLLLVSFLKFVYPPFKYVALGAVAAGIYPIVLKAFVSIRNVRVDISILMIIAVIGTIAMDDYLEAGTIVFLFSIAEWLESRASHKATAAMSSLMNIAPQKAVIAETGEVVDADEVKVNTILAVKAGEVIPIDGVVLDGTCEVDEKTLTGESFPVAKQKDSIVWAGTINLNGYISLKTTALAEDCVVAKMTKLVEEAQNSKTNVQTLIDKFVKFYTPAVVIISTLVAVIPLALKSRRENYWFHSALVVLVSACPCALILSTPVATFCAYNRAATSGLLIKGGHHLETLAKIKVMAFDKTGTITKGDFVVTEFQSLSDDLDFNTLLYWVSSVESKSSHPLASAVVDYGRSLSVEPEPEKVTEFENFPGEGISGKMDDRVIYIGNKKIAARAGSETVPILQGENVRGKTTGYIYLGATPVGFFSLSDVCRLGVEEAIGQLKLMGIKTAMLTGDSESAAMQAQEQLGHSLELVHAELLPEDKVKIISEFKKEGPTAMIGDGINDAPALASADIGISMGISGSALASETGNIILMSNDIKKIPEAIKLARKTRWKVLQNIILSITTKAAIIGLAIGGYPYVWAAVVADVGTCLVVIFNSMLLLPRGHKHGGKSCRSSTKSHNHKSGCGGTHDHDHAHHQHQHCHDHHHHQHKLEHDHHHQHKHEHDHHHQHKHEHDHHHQHKHEHEHDLHQHQHDHEHDHHHQHKHEHDHDHQHKHEHDHHHQHKHEHDHDHQHKHEHDHHHQHKHEHEHEHDLHQHQHGHEHDHHQRQDEHDHHYHTDNHCHPIPGCENLKDHKCRSVLHCNQDMNHNKSVCHPNNEKNGTGEISVGIIVEHVESAPMNGCSSLAEKEKGSCCEGCSDTCENLVIVCGCESSKEGEDRACCRNECSSKACNESSIIHGCVGLDKREYGGCCKSYMNECCGKLGHSRTGFVGGLSEIMTE